The Lactuca sativa cultivar Salinas chromosome 2, Lsat_Salinas_v11, whole genome shotgun sequence genome includes the window ATTCCTCAACGTATCTCCATTTCCCAATATCCACAAACAATGCCTTAACAAATTAACAGATTAAGTCatttcttcatatatatatatatatatatatatatatatatatatatatatatatatatatatatatatatatatatatttgaactttttttttaagtttattgtATATAAACCTTGCTCGTGTTAGAGCCACATTTGCTCTTTGAGGTCTAGCTAGAAAACCAATAGATCCACTCGCAATTCCAGTTACAGTTGAAATGATTATCACATCCTCTTCACACCCTTGAAACCCATCAACAGTTTTAACATTCAAAGAAAACTCATGTTTTCCCGCTTTTATGACTTGATAAATGTCTGAAAGTTTACTTTGTATTGCAGAAACTTGAGCCGTGTATGGTGTTATGCAACCCACGCTAATCTTTCTGTTTTTCGCGACACTTTCTGTGAATATAAGTCGATAAAAATGATCAAGACTTGAAGTAGTTTAAAGGAAATAGAAGTAAGAAGATGTTACCTTCATGAAGCTTTGTAATCAACTCAACAACCACAGCTACTTCCTCCATGTTTTTCCCACTTTTAGTTTTATCAAATTCAACTTTCCCTTGGGTtaaatgaatgaaggagtatGGTCCAAACATGTCTCCTTTAAGAAACTGCTTTTTGTAATTTGGTATATATACGTTTGGGCCATTTTTAATCTTGTTCCCATAGAATTCTTGGTTAGGAAACAGGCTTATTTCAGGATGCATTCTGTATTGGACATTAAGTAGGAGTGTCAGATGTTTTAGTGACACCAATCTTTCAAATAAGCTCCTTCCAAACTTCTTTTCCCTACATATCTACAACAATTAATCCACACAAGTAGAGTTTCAGTTAATCAAATGGTGCAAAACTCGATAGCAAAATAAAAGGGATTAaacttaaatgcaagaaatagcaaggTGTATTCATTCATTTGTTTCTTACTAcgtcctactttcatttctttatgTTACAACATGGTAATTTGAACTGCCTATTCAATTATAACGATGTTATCCAAATACAAATCACTTTACAATATTGCTATAGTTGAATAgatattttaatgtttaatacTATAATTGCATAGatatttcaaagtataatgtcttCATAAGTGAAAAAGATTGAAAATACAAGGCTATAAGCTATAACAAACACAAATGAAAGTTAGACactacaataaataattaaatatgttGCTATTTGTTGCATTTAGCCCAAATGAAAAGAGTTAAATgctaacaatgtactttcattaatttgttatttcttgcatataaccctacaaaaaaaaaagatggaaAGAATGAATACCGGACTCCCAACCATTGCAGGTAGTTGCATCTCATCCCCAATGAGTATAACATCACGAAGACCCGAAAGTTGCAAAGGGATAAAAGATTCACATTCTTTAAGTTGAGCAGCTTCATCAACTACCAATAATTCCACATTTGTCTCAAGAGCATGCAATCTAATTGAGCTCGAGGCCGTGCAAAAGATCAAACATgcattttccaaacaaaagtttcCGATTTCTTGATCATTAGGGAAAGAAACGGTTTCACGAAGGACTTGATCAAGAACTTGAAAGAGCTCCTTTTTCATCACTACCAACTCATTCATAGGTACCATGTTTTCTTCAGAAATTTCAACCCCTTGGAGGGTATTGCTTAACAAGGTGATAACTCTCATCATTTTCTTTGCTAGTTGTAATGTTAGACAAGAAGTTGGCATATGTGTGTACATGCTTTTAAACATAGTTGTCAGTTTTTCTTCAAGAATGTTGAATTTTTCTTTGATATAATCCTCAAAAGATAACTTTTCCTTGATTTTAAGCACTTTTTCATAAACTATCACCTTCCCATGTACGTCTTTTAAACCCTCATTCTCGCAAATCTCCCACTCATCATCATCGCTAGCTTCATCATCCACATTTCTTTTATCACACAAGTACAATTTGTATTCATCTTGAGGGTATTTCAGTAATTGTACAATCGAATTTGCCTTGCTTCTCCAGCCAAAAGTGGGAGACAAACAACAAGCAAGAACAGATATTCGATTATCAAGAAACACTTGATAGAGTTCTGGAAAACCATCGATTTTCATTCTCTCACCTTTCCCGAATAAAACTATGTCTCCAAATCCATAGGTTTCATACTCTAATGAACCTTTTACAAGACTCATAAAACGTGATGCGACCTCTAACACCGCGTTATTGGTAGGTGCGCATGTCAATGTGCGACATTTCATTTTGAATAGAGCGAATAGAAGACAACCAACTGTTTTTGTTTTACCTGTTCCTGGTGGACCCCATATTAGTTTCACGGTTTCTTGATGATGGCATTCTCTTGCAACAATGCAACTCCATATTGCCTTTTTTTGAGATTGATTCAGACTGAAAGTGTTCATGGTGTGTTGTAAGTTTAGTGAAGCAGATTTCTTTGAATCTTGAATGGAGCATAGTGAACATTCTTTGTTACCCTGAAATAATCACTCCATGATCTTAGGGTTTGTTTGGTATGATGGAATGTAATCATAACAATGTAATGGAATGAGAAAGGTAATGTAATAGATCATTATATTCTATTATCATGTTTGGTTGGTTTGAAAGTATGAAATGAACAAACATGTTGATTGTTATATATGTACGAATATAGTAAAAAACTAAATGAAACTAGATCGATGAATATACAAAAGTACTTCAATCAAAtaagatatattaataaataaatagcaTTTAAGCATATTTCATATCGTTTGAATCATGTATTATATGTTGTCAAATTGTGTAAAAAGAAGTTTATCACCTTTGAGTCACTTTGGAGTACTTTATTGATGATTTTCATGTTCTCTCCATCCAATTTAGAGTGCAAAGCTTGCCATATGTGGATATTAGGTGTCAAATTCACAAGATGAACCACAAACAACATGGGTTTCCCTCTATTGTTAGATTCTTTCCCATTAAAAACAATTTGTTTTTTGGATCTTACTTGGATCACATCATCCTTGAAGACCCTTTGAACCAAAGCAATGACATAGGGAATTCCATTTGGTTGATTGATATCACCAATACATCTAGGTTTTCCATTTGTCACAGCTATGAGATCTCCCACCTCGGGCTCATAACACCCTTTTCCACTTTTGCCCTTACTTTCCAAATATATGTTAGGGAATCTTGACATGTTGATGATCCCACGAGTAGAGGCACTAGAGATTGTTCTCATTTTGGACATCAAAGCATGACGTGTTTCCTCAAGTAGTGGCTTGATGAACGAATTGGTGTAATCACTTGTTGATGAAAATCTTTCTTCGATTGTGTTTACCTATTAATAAATTTTACACTATTACAATTACTTTTTTGGCTTAGTGAaagaaaaattgtaatttgaTCATAATCTATAAAGCTGTTTTTGATGATGCATATCACACATGACTCCATTACTTACCTTTCCCTTGTAATGATCTTCATTGAGAACAGCATCAAATGACCAAGAAAACACCTCATCAATCAACTCCTTTCCCTTTGTTTTGGGCTTATTAAAGCTACTAGAAGTTGCCATATCACTTTTCGATCAATGGAGAAATTAAAACTCACTTAATTTCTTGTTTACTAGAAATGGCACCAGATTAAGCCTTCAAGTTTCAAAAGCGCTAAAGATATATATAAATCAGAAAAAGATCATATCGTACGACATAAATGCATAAAGAAATCAAAAGTAGAATGTTGCTATTAAGTAAAGAAGATACCAAGTTGACCTCTAGTCAATGAGAGAAATATAAAATAATCTACTTTCGAAAAAAAACAACACTTTGTTCCAAACTAACATTCTCATTTGATTTAAATACTACGTACACAAATGAAAGGAGATTTCTTGCTGTGGAATCTAACCTTCCCTAAGTAAGTTCCTTCATCAGCAAGCTATAATTTACACGTACATGTCTTTGGTTTCTTCACCTGTCATTTGTTTTTAGGTACATTGCATCcaaaacatttgaataaaaaatGGTAGGTGtatatcaatgttttaaaaaccggttttttagttgaaccggtatggtgaccggttcacggttcaaccggtttaaccggttcaaccgccGAATGAATCGGTTTCtatagtttttatgtttttttatttcctacatatacatacatatataaattatgaatttgatacttataaattcaaacattaaaaatacacataaaaatatgTTGTAGATTAattcaaatacattaaaataacacataaccataagttttagtgtttataTCAATCCATAtatgtcaaaaagaaaataaagtataataccgaaacgaaatataggtttagatgaatacaaacacatcaaaaaactttataatatttatcatatgtttttatttagagaaaactaaatagatttgaaaaaaatcaccaaagtttattatgtaatttattctgtttcatgtgtttttattcggtttacccggtttattttgaccggttcaaccgggtttTTTTAAAAACcagccggttcaatccggttcagaaatcaatataaaaccggtgatagttgaaccgctcatTCTTCCgattcccggtccaaccggttcgaccgaccggttcaaaccggtttttaaaacattggtgtATATAGAACCAGAGAGAAGAAAACAAATGAAAACATTGCTTCTTATTGGCAATTGATTTGTCTCAAGAGTCTTGATGTGATTTATAGTTAGAGAACTTTACCTTGTGAACATTAAGAATATTTTATGGTAATCTTTTGACCTTTAGCAGGGTATGTTGAAAATATTGAAAGTAGAAAAGCTGTTAGCTGAAAACTCTGAAAAACCTAGTTGCCAacctataaaaaaaacattttgtaaaATTAATTGATAAGCTAATTGAAATGTATAAAACGAcatacaaaatattattttttttataattaataaagggTAATTGGTAGAATTTTAAAAAGCCCACTAAGTTCGTCtaaaaactatttttggttgctcaattaaagttttttttatataaatatgtatatgaTTATGGGCTAAATAAATGGTCAATACTTGAGCAGagtattatttatttttcttttttcactAGAATGCATTTTTCCCAATTTGAAGTAGATTAGGTGTTTAATAAAATGTGTTTGGAATAAATACACAATAGAGAGAGGAAAGGTAAAGAAATGCATCCGAATCCATAATGCTTCGATTTTTATCTCAATCCATTAAGACATACTTAAATGATTATGGACATACGTGTGAAAAATATTCAAAAACCAAAAAGTGAAAGAGGcacaaaacacaacccaatcatATATTTACAATGCCATTCTTGAAGTTAAGCAATCACGCCTTACAATAAAAAAACAAACTGATGAACAATTCTTTAAATTGCATAAAaacagtaattttttttttttacattatttacacttttcATGTGAAAGAGAAATCCACAAATTCACAACTTAAAGAGCCCTCATAGCAACTTTGCTTGTTGCATGAACTCCCCTTGCAGCAATTCTTAACACTGCTCTACTCTGATACAACCTGTTAACAAcattaaacaaaataaataaataaacaaaaatttgCTTATAAAAAGTATTTATgaaattaccaaattacccacCCTGCAAGAGCAAGTCCCCAAGTTGCCATCAAATAAAACAGCTGACCAGCATGCCATATTTCCATTACCTTCTCAAACTTGCTCATGCCACCTAATGCCTTGCTCAACTCTGCAAGTTTTATAAATTAAAACATATTTATTaaacatttcaattttttttaaataaaaaataaaatgaaaacttACTCTTTTGCATCTCCTCAGGTGTCAAACTCTGCATTTCAAGAAAAGATTGAGAAGGTGTGAAATTGGTTATGTATTGAAACTTTTATGTAAGAAAATTGTAAACAAGAAAAAAGTGTTTGGATGTTTAATAATTTAtagttttatagttttataccttGGCTTTTGGGTTTAAAAGAATACATttagccataaagttggcaattcCATCCACCACCTGTTCATGGCTAATAACTACATAATTCTCATTATCGATTCCACTTTTCTCTTCAAGTTTACCATGTACCATTTCTTCAGTGACCCAAATCCATAAACTTGGTTCTTCAGAGCCAACGTTTATTAGAATCTCATCTAGTTGAAGACCCAATTCTGTCAAAAGATAACCCACAAAATGTAATCAGGTTGAAAGGAATAGTGAAATGGCATAAGAGGATGAATGGATTGTTGAAACATGAAGGGGGAAGGGGGAAATAACCTGTGGTGTCTTCGAGAGAAAACTTGCAGGGTATCCCATCGACTGTGTTGTTATGGAGGGTGTTTAGTTGACTCAAGAACTTTGGAGATTCCACAGTATTTATAATACGAGAATGTAGCTGCAGTTGAATGAGTTATAAGTTTGTGCAATGATCATGTAAATGTTAATGTGGTTAGTACAATTTCTATAaaactttgaaaataaatatCAATTTTGAAGTTTAAACTAGCTCGGTTTGATCTCAAAAGGTATTGAAGGGATTAATTTGGGGGAAAAAATCCAGTGATCTTAGTAAGCACTTTGAGATCACAACTAATCATAGTTTAAGAAAAAATCACCAATAATCTAACACTATTTGTGGCTCCGATTGAAGAAAAAACAATCAATTTGCATCTATGTATGTGTGCGTGTGATATGCATGATCTAAATAGCGTATACGGTAATAAATCACATACATCAGGAGGACAATCTTCCAGTAAGCAAGGCGATTCGGATATGTTCTGAAGGAGTTTGAGATTCTGTTCGAGTAAATCCCTAAGACGTTGATTCTCCGATCTCAAAGCCTCCAATTCCTTTTCTTTTACTTCCAAAGGTTGCTTATTTTCGTTCTTGTTGCCGGATTTTTCTTGATGTTCAGTCTTGAGGTGGAGGGGATGGTGGTGGGAGAACTCGACCGCTTTAAAAGCAACTTCTGCCACCTCCAGCACCGTCTTCGCGGACTCGATCGAGATACGACCCATGAGGTATGAATTTGAATACTTTCAAGCGTTTATTCTCAGCCCTAATTAGGTTGATTCTGCAGAAAAGGGATGTTTTAGGGCAATGGAAAGTGATGACGATTTGGGGGAGTTTGGATAATCCAATCGGTTGACGCTTCCCAGGGTTAATAAGTTACAAGGCATCCCTCTTACGAACCTTGGAAGCGATTTACATTTTTGCAGGATCAGCCCCTCATCTTTGTTGAATGACATAGGCCGGACAAATATTTGTTCACTCAAATGAATCAATTAGcaaccaggatggtaaaggatctcgcagtcataatccttgatcaCGTTCAGCCAACTAtgctacctcatgttcaggttcggctaatCCATAAGATATCGCAAACTTTTGTGATTCGTGTAAACGGTACAACGGACCTCatatagataatgtctccaaatcttgaaggcAAATACCACTGCCCTCAACTCCAGGTCATGAGTAGGATATCatgactcatgaggcttcaaccgCCATGAAACATATGCGATCAATCGCGCTCTCTACATAAGAACCGCCCCCAAACCAATGATGGATACATCACAAAATACAATGAAATCCTCGACACCCTCCAGAAGAGTCAACACCGGGGTCTCACATAACCTCTGTCGCAGTGTCTCAAATGTCGTCTGCTGCTCAGGGCTTCATCagaaatccactcccttcctcgtaagacgagtgaggggtacaacaatcttggagaaatcctggatgaatctccgataatatcccgccaaacccaagaaactttTGATCTCTAagggagattttggaacctcccactgcattacGAAATCAATCTTGGTTGCATCGAACAAAATATTGTTTTGGTTAATgagatgtcccaggaactggacctttcgtaaccaaaactcacacttcgagaacttggcatacaaccattctcgcctcaacactcccaaaagctctcgaaggtgctcctcgtgttgctcttTAGTCttagaatacaccaagatatcatcaataaagataATAATTGATTGATGGGGCTTGGCGTTCTAGGGGattaggctgctacaagtgtggccggGTTGGCCACGTCAGCAAGGATTGTCCTCAAGGAGTAAGTCTGTTATGCTTTCACTGCCACCGGGTGgaccacaagaaggccgactgtccGACATTGAGGGGATGAGCAATGAGCACGCCTGCTCCGGCatctttgaggatcactgatggacaAGAAGGTAGCATAGGAGCCCTAGCAGAGAGGAGTTGAGTTTTgcaggtatgtatcttttgcctTCTTTCAGGTTATTTATATTCGTGTTTATGGTTGTTAGAATATTGCATCAGTTTAGGTAAGCATATATTCGGTTTATTTATTTGCTTGTGTTTGGATTATATTTTCAAGAAATGCATATGCTAATTGCATACCATGAATCATTAGTGGTTAGTGTAAGGTCGTTTCCCTTTTGCTGGTTTGGGGTGTTCAACGTTATCTCGACTTGTAATCGAGATTTATTCAAGGGCATTATGTGGAAGGTCTGCAGTCAGGGTTCGGTAGGATGGTTATTACCCTCGTCAGGATTCGAAGGGTTCGGTCATTGTGCTCAAATTGACTCATGGGGTCGCCAAGGGAAGTGGTCTACTACCGAAGTTTTTCTCTGAGCATCAGTTAATTAGACTTCAAGATCTGAGTACGGTATCATTTCAAGGCATCTGGAGTTATCAGTATTGCTGGGATTCAGAAAGTGTTCATCTAGTCTTCAGAGGTAGTATGGTCTTGTAAGTTCGGCTAGTAATGAATCGCTAGCATTAGCAAGCGTTGCTTGTCAGCAGATCGATCATTAAAAGGTAGGAAGGATCGGGAATCCTTCCATTTCTCATCTGATGTGGAGACTTAGtcggatcgaagtgggggagaaccgtttAGGTACCCAGGACAGAAGCAAGCGTGAAATTGGGATAAGCTCGTATCCCCATTAGGAAAGGAAAGGTAGACCAAGTGGTTGCCTAAATGGACGATAATGTGAATTGGAAGTTCGGGAAACTTCCCGACTTTGGGACCACACCTGATTCATCTGTAGCAGACTATGGGGGAACCAGGTTGAGGATCCCAGTCAGGAAATGAATTCAGTGAGGgatgttattgatgggttttatacaaacaatcatatgtatgcatgtaaccctaattggatctatgttttcactattagacatacaactttatgaacacaaaaggaaACCTAGCATGCTTCTATAATTTTCTAAATTCACAtaaaagaatagaatacatacctttggtTGTTATGTAGTTAACAACTTGTTTCTTGAATCTCCTTagcttttgaaagcaagtaccacaagtgtagtacctctaatggctcacaaacacacttgagtgagaggatgaatatgagagagagagaggatggaggGTAACAAGCTCACAAAATCGGCTCTACTAGGGTTTCTCCAAGGGGTTCCGATTTggagtgccttagggtgctatttatagttgaagtcaattagggtttcaaggtggaaaccctaatcctttagCTTAGGGTCTAAGCAAACCCATGAA containing:
- the LOC111916026 gene encoding uncharacterized protein LOC111916026, with the translated sequence MGRISIESAKTVLEVAEVAFKAVEFSHHHPLHLKTEHQEKSGNKNENKQPLEVKEKELEALRSENQRLRDLLEQNLKLLQNISESPCLLEDCPPDLHSRIINTVESPKFLSQLNTLHNNTVDGIPCKFSLEDTTELGLQLDEILINVGSEEPSLWIWVTEEMVHGKLEEKSGIDNENYVVISHEQVVDGIANFMAKCILLNPKAKSLTPEEMQKKLSKALGGMSKFEKVMEIWHAGQLFYLMATWGLALAGLYQSRAVLRIAARGVHATSKVAMRAL
- the LOC111916027 gene encoding uncharacterized ATP-dependent helicase C29A10.10c, with the translated sequence MATSSSFNKPKTKGKELIDEVFSWSFDAVLNEDHYKGKVNTIEERFSSTSDYTNSFIKPLLEETRHALMSKMRTISSASTRGIINMSRFPNIYLESKGKSGKGCYEPEVGDLIAVTNGKPRCIGDINQPNGIPYVIALVQRVFKDDVIQVRSKKQIVFNGKESNNRGKPMLFVVHLVNLTPNIHIWQALHSKLDGENMKIINKVLQSDSKGNKECSLCSIQDSKKSASLNLQHTMNTFSLNQSQKKAIWSCIVARECHHQETVKLIWGPPGTGKTKTVGCLLFALFKMKCRTLTCAPTNNAVLEVASRFMSLVKGSLEYETYGFGDIVLFGKGERMKIDGFPELYQVFLDNRISVLACCLSPTFGWRSKANSIVQLLKYPQDEYKLYLCDKRNVDDEASDDDEWEICENEGLKDVHGKVIVYEKVLKIKEKLSFEDYIKEKFNILEEKLTTMFKSMYTHMPTSCLTLQLAKKMMRVITLLSNTLQGVEISEENMVPMNELVVMKKELFQVLDQVLRETVSFPNDQEIGNFCLENACLIFCTASSSIRLHALETNVELLVVDEAAQLKECESFIPLQLSGLRDVILIGDEMQLPAMVGSPICREKKFGRSLFERLVSLKHLTLLLNVQYRMHPEISLFPNQEFYGNKIKNGPNVYIPNYKKQFLKGDMFGPYSFIHLTQGKVEFDKTKSGKNMEEVAVVVELITKLHEESVAKNRKISVGCITPYTAQVSAIQSKLSDIYQVIKAGKHEFSLNVKTVDGFQGCEEDVIIISTVTGIASGSIGFLARPQRANVALTRARHCLWILGNGDTLRNSSNTWRRLVNNAKARGFFYVGNEDESLADVINQRNLEVSKMWSKGD